In Streptococcus parasuis, the following proteins share a genomic window:
- a CDS encoding anti sigma factor C-terminal domain-containing protein, whose translation MKSFEIATKKNKRKQLWKTVLLASCLVFTLLVSGIFALRIFSDYRSKQAEELFDATFQVAYPNVEPNMTFVNQTGIVSGYIDYSLLKNLAGVPIAFGHLEVEYSIYGIFSNFGQYYPLSSGDYQYHQDSNSKIPVFYNTESLDNRAGNELTFVKDMQGQLVEIAITFDRKYTFREIKDMIPSNLKKNWYWIGTNSSQTRVEDLPLVSVFGMDSDDVVAVTQEEYSDLQLPYKSPIDAMQTLLEYNGDYSLSPSARGILESYVDKFGETDFTKQEDINKLEFAGIILTGKAEDFGQLEGKQWVYASSIGASIPMQPYYQLDY comes from the coding sequence AGTGGAATTTTTGCATTACGAATTTTTTCTGATTATCGTAGTAAGCAAGCAGAGGAATTATTTGATGCAACTTTTCAAGTGGCTTATCCCAATGTAGAACCAAACATGACCTTCGTGAACCAGACAGGCATTGTCTCAGGCTACATCGATTATTCATTATTGAAAAATCTTGCAGGTGTCCCAATTGCATTTGGGCATTTGGAGGTAGAGTATAGTATTTATGGAATCTTTTCTAATTTTGGACAATACTATCCGCTATCATCTGGTGACTATCAGTATCATCAAGATAGTAATTCCAAAATTCCAGTTTTCTATAATACCGAAAGCCTTGACAATCGTGCAGGAAATGAATTAACTTTTGTTAAAGACATGCAGGGCCAATTGGTCGAGATAGCTATTACATTTGATAGGAAATACACTTTTAGGGAAATAAAAGATATGATTCCTAGCAATCTCAAAAAAAATTGGTATTGGATAGGAACAAATAGCAGTCAAACAAGAGTAGAAGACCTCCCTTTGGTCAGCGTATTTGGAATGGACTCTGATGATGTAGTTGCAGTAACGCAAGAGGAATATTCAGATTTGCAATTACCATATAAAAGTCCAATTGATGCTATGCAAACTTTGCTGGAATATAATGGTGACTATAGCCTGTCTCCTTCAGCAAGAGGAATCTTAGAGAGCTATGTAGATAAATTCGGAGAAACTGATTTTACTAAGCAAGAAGATATCAATAAACTTGAATTTGCTGGAATTATCCTTACAGGTAAAGCAGAAGATTTCGGACAATTGGAAGGGAAACAGTGGGTATATGCTTCGAGTATTGGGGCCTCTATCCCCATGCAACCCTATTATCAACTTGACTATTGA
- a CDS encoding glycoside hydrolase family 13 protein has translation MELTALFHRPDSEYAYLYKKNVVHLRFRTKRNNVQSIRVHHGDPFIFYQQGYQYQTEMEIVASDHLFDYWQVEVGADFARLQYLFELTGYDGQQILFGDVGPLDATSNNISQFMNGFKLPYLHEADRCQVPSWVSETIWYQIFPERFARGKKNTDKQEYRDWNPDLAPTTSDFFGGDLAGITEHLDYLQDLGITGLYLCPIFKAPSNHKYDTSDYYQIDPQFGTTDDLKELIKEAHKRGIKVMLDAVFNHIGYQSKQWQDVLKNGEQSVYRDWFHIDRFPLVEVHDGKENLHYETFAFQGKMPKLNTSNPEVRSYLLGVARYWIEECDIDAWRLDVANEIDHQFWKEFRKTVLSVKPDLFILGEIWHSAQSWLVGDEHHSVMNYPLASAIKTFFLKGEQTCDEFIASLNSQRFTYRQQSREVLFNLLDSHDTERILTTANGNTDAVKSALVALFFQVGSPCIYYGTEVGMIGGEDPDCRRVMPWKEEQQDKELLAFVKELIHLRKSYQHLILTGTFSLQSTEDQLLLMTYKDGNQSLTIYFNQGEKSVPLSGDQQVILANGIEGTGLKKVLQAGGVALVEGV, from the coding sequence ATAGAATTGACAGCTCTTTTTCATCGTCCTGATTCAGAGTATGCATATTTATATAAGAAAAATGTGGTTCATCTTCGTTTTAGAACCAAAAGGAATAATGTACAGTCAATACGTGTACACCACGGAGACCCCTTTATTTTTTACCAACAAGGCTATCAGTACCAAACAGAAATGGAAATTGTAGCTAGTGATCATCTATTTGATTATTGGCAGGTGGAAGTCGGAGCTGACTTTGCCAGATTGCAGTACTTGTTTGAATTGACGGGGTATGATGGGCAACAGATTCTATTTGGAGATGTTGGTCCACTGGATGCTACAAGTAATAACATTAGTCAATTTATGAACGGTTTCAAGTTGCCTTACTTGCATGAAGCTGATCGATGTCAAGTACCAAGTTGGGTTTCGGAAACAATTTGGTATCAGATTTTTCCTGAACGGTTCGCTAGAGGAAAGAAAAATACTGATAAACAGGAGTATAGAGATTGGAATCCAGACTTGGCTCCAACAACAAGTGATTTTTTTGGTGGTGATTTAGCAGGAATTACTGAACATTTAGACTATCTACAAGACTTGGGCATCACAGGTTTGTATCTTTGTCCTATATTTAAAGCGCCGAGCAATCATAAGTACGATACGAGTGACTACTATCAAATTGATCCTCAATTTGGTACTACAGACGACTTGAAGGAACTGATTAAGGAAGCTCATAAGCGTGGCATCAAGGTAATGTTAGATGCTGTGTTTAATCATATTGGTTATCAATCTAAGCAGTGGCAGGATGTTCTTAAAAATGGAGAGCAATCAGTTTATCGAGATTGGTTTCACATTGATCGGTTTCCATTGGTTGAAGTCCATGATGGTAAAGAAAATCTGCATTACGAGACCTTTGCCTTTCAAGGAAAAATGCCCAAACTAAATACATCAAACCCCGAGGTGAGGAGTTATCTTTTGGGTGTTGCCCGGTATTGGATTGAGGAATGTGACATCGATGCCTGGCGCTTGGATGTAGCTAATGAGATTGATCATCAATTTTGGAAAGAATTCCGTAAGACAGTTCTATCTGTCAAACCCGATTTGTTTATCCTAGGAGAAATTTGGCATAGTGCTCAATCATGGCTGGTTGGAGACGAGCACCATTCAGTAATGAATTATCCGCTTGCCAGCGCAATAAAAACATTCTTCCTCAAGGGAGAACAAACATGTGATGAATTCATCGCTTCCTTGAATAGTCAGCGGTTCACCTATCGTCAACAGTCAAGAGAAGTGTTATTTAATCTTTTGGATTCACATGATACAGAACGCATTTTGACGACAGCCAATGGAAATACGGATGCAGTAAAATCAGCCTTGGTTGCTCTGTTCTTCCAAGTAGGAAGTCCTTGTATCTATTATGGAACAGAAGTTGGGATGATTGGTGGGGAAGATCCAGATTGTCGTAGGGTTATGCCTTGGAAAGAAGAACAACAGGACAAAGAGTTACTAGCATTTGTGAAAGAATTGATTCACCTACGGAAGTCTTATCAACATCTTATATTGACGGGAACATTCTCACTTCAGTCTACGGAAGATCAATTACTTCTCATGACTTATAAGGATGGCAATCAGTCACTCACAATCTATTTCAACCAAGGGGAAAAGTCAGTGCCCCTGTCAGGAGATCAGCAAGTCATTTTAGCCAATGGTATAGAGGGAACTGGACTAAAAAAAGTGTTACAAGCGGGGGGAGTAGCCCTTGTAGAAGGGGTATAA
- the tuf gene encoding elongation factor Tu, with protein MAKEKYDRSKPHVNIGTIGHVDHGKTTLTAAITTVLARRLPSAVNQPKDYASIDAAPEERERGITINTAHVEYETEKRHYAHIDAPGHADYVKNMITGAAQMDGAILVVASTDGPMPQTREHILLSRQVGVKHLIVFMNKVDLVDDEELLELVEMEIRDLLSEYDFPGDDLPVIQGSALKALEGDTKYEDIVMELMNTVDEYIPEPERDTDKPLLLPVEDVFSITGRGTVASGRIDRGTVRVNDEIEIVGLQEEKSKAVVTGVEMFRKQLDEGLAGDNVGVLLRGVQRDEIERGQVISKPGSINPHTKFKGEVYILTKEEGGRHTPFFDNYRPQFYFRTTDVTGSIKLPEGTEMVMPGDNVTIDVELIHPIAVEQGTTFSIREGGRTVGSGMVTEIEA; from the coding sequence ATGGCAAAAGAAAAATACGATCGTAGTAAACCCCACGTTAACATTGGTACAATTGGACACGTTGACCACGGTAAAACTACTTTGACTGCAGCTATCACAACTGTATTGGCACGTCGCTTGCCTTCAGCAGTTAACCAACCTAAAGACTATGCGTCTATCGATGCTGCTCCAGAAGAACGTGAACGCGGTATCACAATCAACACTGCACACGTTGAGTACGAAACTGAAAAACGTCACTATGCTCACATCGACGCTCCAGGACACGCGGACTACGTTAAAAACATGATCACTGGTGCTGCTCAAATGGACGGTGCGATCCTTGTAGTAGCTTCAACTGACGGTCCAATGCCACAAACTCGTGAGCACATCCTTCTTTCACGTCAGGTTGGTGTTAAACACCTTATCGTCTTCATGAACAAAGTTGACTTGGTAGACGATGAAGAATTGCTTGAATTGGTTGAAATGGAAATCCGTGACCTTCTTTCAGAATACGATTTCCCAGGTGATGATCTTCCAGTTATCCAAGGTTCAGCTCTTAAAGCCCTTGAAGGTGACACTAAGTACGAAGACATCGTTATGGAATTGATGAACACTGTTGATGAGTACATTCCAGAACCAGAACGCGACACTGACAAACCATTGTTGCTTCCAGTCGAAGACGTATTCTCAATCACTGGTCGTGGTACTGTAGCATCAGGACGTATCGACCGTGGTACAGTTCGTGTTAACGACGAAATCGAAATCGTTGGTCTTCAAGAAGAAAAATCTAAAGCAGTTGTTACTGGTGTTGAAATGTTCCGTAAACAACTTGACGAAGGTCTTGCCGGCGATAACGTTGGTGTACTTCTTCGTGGTGTACAACGTGATGAAATCGAACGTGGTCAAGTTATCTCTAAACCAGGTTCAATCAACCCACACACTAAATTTAAAGGTGAAGTTTACATCCTTACTAAAGAAGAAGGTGGACGTCACACTCCATTCTTCGACAACTACCGTCCACAGTTCTACTTCCGTACAACTGACGTAACTGGTTCAATCAAATTGCCAGAAGGTACTGAAATGGTAATGCCTGGTGATAACGTTACTATCGACGTTGAATTGATCCACCCAATCGCCGTTGAACAAGGTACTACTTTCTCTATCCGTGAAGGTGGACGTACTGTTGGTTCAGGTATGGTTACAGAAATCGAAGCTTAA
- the tpiA gene encoding triose-phosphate isomerase has protein sequence MSRKPIIAGNWKMNKNPQEAQAFVEAIAGKLPAGDKIEAAIAAPAVDLNALLWFAKDSELKVAAQNCYFEDAGAFTGETSPKVLAEMGVNYVVIGHSERRDYFHETDEDINKKAHAIFRNGLTPIICCGESLETYEAGKAVDFVGAQVSAALKGLSAEQVASLVIAYEPIWAIGTGKSATQDDAQTMCKAVRDVVAADFGQEVADKVRVQYGGSVKPENVAEYMACPDVDGALVGGASLEAESFLALLNF, from the coding sequence ATGTCACGTAAACCAATCATTGCCGGTAACTGGAAAATGAATAAAAACCCTCAAGAAGCACAAGCTTTCGTTGAGGCGATTGCAGGAAAATTGCCTGCAGGCGATAAAATTGAAGCAGCTATCGCAGCTCCAGCTGTAGATTTGAACGCTCTCTTGTGGTTCGCTAAAGATTCTGAATTGAAAGTTGCTGCTCAAAACTGCTACTTTGAAGATGCAGGTGCCTTCACTGGTGAAACTTCTCCAAAAGTATTAGCTGAAATGGGCGTTAACTATGTTGTTATCGGTCACTCTGAACGTCGTGATTACTTCCATGAAACAGACGAAGATATTAACAAGAAAGCCCATGCAATTTTCCGTAATGGATTGACTCCAATCATCTGTTGTGGTGAGTCTCTTGAAACTTACGAAGCTGGTAAAGCAGTTGACTTCGTAGGAGCTCAAGTTTCTGCAGCTTTGAAAGGTTTGTCAGCTGAGCAAGTCGCTTCATTGGTAATTGCTTACGAACCAATCTGGGCAATCGGTACTGGTAAATCAGCAACTCAAGATGATGCGCAAACAATGTGTAAAGCAGTTCGCGATGTTGTTGCAGCTGACTTTGGTCAAGAAGTTGCTGACAAAGTACGTGTTCAATACGGCGGTTCAGTAAAACCTGAAAATGTTGCGGAGTATATGGCTTGTCCAGACGTTGACGGTGCCCTTGTAGGTGGTGCATCACTCGAAGCAGAAAGTTTCTTGGCTTTGTTGAACTTCTAA
- the yidA gene encoding sugar-phosphatase — translation MSIKLVAIDIDGTLLNSQRQITTEVHAAIQEAKKAGVKIVIATGRPISGVRAILEELNLTDAGDYVITFNGGLVQDAATSEDIVKDTLSYDDYLDIELVARKFNLPMHASTKEGIYTANRNIGKYTIYESTLVSAPIFYRTPEEMVGKEIIKTMMVDEPEILDAAIPLLPTSLTEKYNVAKSAPFYLEITPKTVNKGQAIIHLAEKLGLTMDQTMAIGDQENDRPMLEVVGNPVVMENGNPELKKIAKYITKSNDEDGVAYALREWVLK, via the coding sequence ATGAGTATTAAACTTGTTGCTATCGATATTGATGGTACTCTTTTAAATAGCCAACGCCAAATTACGACCGAAGTGCATGCAGCCATTCAAGAGGCCAAAAAAGCGGGTGTAAAAATTGTTATTGCTACAGGCCGCCCTATTTCTGGAGTCCGTGCCATCTTGGAAGAGCTCAACTTAACAGACGCTGGTGACTATGTCATCACCTTTAATGGGGGACTGGTACAGGATGCCGCAACTAGTGAAGATATTGTAAAAGATACACTGAGCTATGATGACTATTTAGATATTGAATTGGTTGCTCGTAAATTTAACCTTCCCATGCATGCAAGTACAAAAGAAGGAATCTACACCGCCAACCGCAATATCGGAAAATACACTATCTACGAATCAACACTTGTAAGTGCTCCTATTTTCTACCGCACTCCTGAAGAAATGGTTGGTAAAGAGATTATCAAGACAATGATGGTAGACGAACCTGAAATCCTTGACGCTGCTATCCCACTACTTCCAACTAGTTTGACGGAGAAGTACAACGTGGCAAAATCAGCACCATTTTATTTGGAAATCACCCCTAAAACTGTTAACAAGGGACAAGCTATCATTCATCTAGCGGAAAAACTTGGTTTAACTATGGATCAAACGATGGCTATTGGTGATCAAGAAAATGATCGTCCAATGTTGGAGGTTGTTGGAAATCCAGTAGTCATGGAAAATGGAAATCCTGAACTGAAGAAAATCGCCAAGTATATCACTAAGTCAAACGATGAAGACGGTGTCGCATATGCATTAAGAGAATGGGTACTGAAATAG
- a CDS encoding HD domain-containing protein yields the protein MIEKVFRDPVHNYVHVEQELIYHLINTKEFQRLRRIKQLGTTSYTFHGGEHSRFSHCLGAYEIARRITQKFEDKYPDTWDSNESLLTMVAALLHDVGHGAYSHTFERLFDTDHEEMTCAIITSPETEINALLKQVSPDFPERVASVINHTYPNKQVVQLISSQIDVDRMDYLLRDSYFTGASYGEFDLTRILRVIRPTENGIAFKESGMHAVEDYVLSRYQMYMQVYFHPASRSMEVLLQNLLNRAKLLYTSEQDFFARTSPRLLPFFEHRIRLTDYLALDDGVMNTYFQSWINGPDRILSDLAQRYINRKVFKSITFKSNQENQLDILRSIVAEVGFDPEYYTAIHHNFDLPYDIYRPNAEKKRTQIEIYRKDESLVELSTLSPIVHSLSGTIHGDSRFYFPKEMLVDTGIFAEQNATFLSYIHNDHFNIGDLSS from the coding sequence ATGATTGAAAAAGTATTTCGTGACCCCGTTCACAACTATGTTCACGTCGAGCAAGAACTTATTTACCATCTGATTAATACAAAAGAATTTCAACGACTACGACGCATCAAGCAGTTAGGAACAACTTCCTATACCTTCCATGGTGGTGAGCATAGTCGCTTTTCGCATTGTCTCGGTGCCTATGAAATTGCCAGAAGAATCACTCAAAAATTTGAAGATAAATATCCAGATACTTGGGATTCAAATGAATCACTTTTGACCATGGTTGCGGCTCTATTACATGACGTCGGTCATGGTGCTTATTCTCATACCTTTGAGCGCCTATTTGATACCGACCATGAGGAAATGACGTGCGCTATCATAACTAGCCCTGAAACTGAAATCAATGCATTACTGAAGCAAGTATCCCCTGATTTTCCAGAAAGAGTAGCCAGTGTGATTAACCATACTTATCCAAATAAACAGGTCGTTCAATTGATTTCTAGTCAAATTGACGTTGACCGCATGGATTATCTGCTACGAGATTCATATTTTACAGGTGCCAGCTACGGTGAATTTGACCTGACTAGAATATTGCGTGTCATTCGTCCTACAGAAAATGGCATTGCCTTTAAAGAATCTGGTATGCATGCGGTTGAGGATTACGTACTCAGTCGTTACCAAATGTATATGCAAGTCTATTTCCATCCAGCTAGTCGCTCAATGGAGGTTTTGTTACAAAACTTACTCAATCGGGCAAAACTTCTGTATACTAGCGAGCAAGACTTCTTTGCGCGCACTTCCCCTCGCCTCTTGCCATTCTTTGAACATCGCATTCGTCTAACAGACTATCTCGCACTAGATGATGGCGTGATGAACACCTATTTTCAGTCTTGGATAAATGGCCCTGACCGTATTTTATCTGATTTAGCACAACGATATATCAATCGAAAGGTATTTAAATCTATTACATTTAAGAGCAATCAAGAAAATCAGTTGGATATTCTACGAAGTATTGTCGCTGAAGTAGGTTTTGATCCAGAATACTATACCGCAATCCACCATAATTTTGATTTGCCCTATGATATATACAGACCAAATGCCGAAAAAAAACGAACACAAATTGAAATCTATCGTAAAGACGAAAGTTTGGTAGAGCTTTCTACTCTATCACCAATTGTCCACTCCCTATCTGGAACTATCCATGGCGACAGCCGATTTTATTTCCCGAAAGAAATGTTAGTGGACACAGGTATATTTGCCGAACAAAATGCTACTTTCCTTAGCTATATACACAATGATCATTTTAACATAGGAGACCTTTCTTCATGA
- a CDS encoding sulfite exporter TauE/SafE family protein: MNHLFILRAIQILIIGLIIWMLYTILSYVKIHKISLTEKFWTGFGIGYVTDLLDTLGIGTFATTTTMFKLTKLVEDDRRIPATMTTAHIIPVLVEALLFITIVEVDIVTLIAMAVAAFTGAFVGAKVTQNWNTQKVQRILGILLVLAAGFMVYRMLTNPGADLTNEVRGLTGLKLALGMVFDFMVGMLMSMGLGNYAPELIFFSLMGISPAVALPVMMLNAAMIMTAGAKQFIQSGRVNWPGVPGIIIGGVLGVLTAAFFLSNLDINHLKILVVFIASYTGFTLLRSSFVPRINKE, from the coding sequence ATGAATCATCTATTTATTTTAAGGGCCATACAAATACTAATTATCGGTTTGATTATTTGGATGCTCTATACCATTTTATCTTATGTAAAAATACATAAGATTTCTCTAACTGAAAAATTTTGGACAGGTTTTGGCATTGGGTATGTCACAGATCTGCTAGACACCTTGGGGATTGGTACCTTTGCGACGACCACAACCATGTTTAAGCTAACAAAGTTGGTGGAGGATGACCGAAGAATTCCAGCCACGATGACAACAGCTCATATCATCCCAGTCTTAGTAGAAGCCTTGCTTTTTATAACAATTGTCGAGGTTGACATTGTGACACTTATTGCAATGGCAGTGGCAGCTTTTACTGGAGCGTTTGTTGGGGCAAAGGTTACTCAGAATTGGAATACTCAGAAGGTACAACGGATTTTGGGTATTTTACTTGTGCTTGCAGCAGGTTTCATGGTTTATCGTATGTTAACCAATCCTGGTGCGGACCTGACAAATGAAGTGCGGGGCTTAACGGGGTTGAAATTAGCCCTTGGGATGGTCTTTGACTTCATGGTAGGGATGTTGATGAGTATGGGACTTGGGAACTATGCACCGGAATTAATCTTCTTCTCATTGATGGGAATTAGTCCTGCTGTTGCTCTTCCAGTTATGATGCTTAATGCTGCTATGATTATGACAGCTGGTGCCAAGCAGTTTATCCAATCTGGTCGAGTCAACTGGCCTGGTGTACCTGGGATTATCATCGGTGGGGTATTAGGTGTTCTGACAGCGGCCTTTTTCCTATCAAATTTAGATATAAACCATTTGAAAATTTTGGTAGTTTTCATTGCTTCCTATACTGGATTTACATTATTGCGCTCGTCCTTTGTTCCAAGAATAAATAAAGAGTAG
- a CDS encoding DUF1934 domain-containing protein: MHIRLQNEIDLDGQVEIIDQRFQVEVKEKDGHLYLIFVNDEAEKVVIKCDDEELVMTRFSTPKSIMRFVSNKEAIVTIPTPMGIQHFVTNTKHYQLNRSEQHLRLQYDLMGLENQQRFASYDMAISWK; encoded by the coding sequence ATGCATATTCGATTACAAAATGAAATTGATTTAGATGGACAGGTTGAAATCATTGATCAGCGATTTCAAGTAGAAGTTAAGGAAAAAGATGGGCATCTTTATCTAATTTTCGTAAATGACGAGGCAGAAAAAGTTGTTATCAAATGTGATGACGAGGAACTTGTCATGACACGTTTTTCAACTCCCAAGTCTATCATGCGATTTGTTTCTAACAAAGAGGCTATTGTGACCATTCCCACACCGATGGGGATTCAGCATTTTGTAACTAATACTAAACATTATCAGCTGAATCGCTCGGAACAACACTTGCGTCTGCAATATGATTTAATGGGATTGGAAAATCAACAGCGGTTTGCTTCCTATGATATGGCGATTTCATGGAAATAA